From a single Nicotiana tomentosiformis chromosome 2, ASM39032v3, whole genome shotgun sequence genomic region:
- the LOC104088585 gene encoding uncharacterized protein produces MANNDEIEVVSDDPQDQSVEQESEEVRRLKRQLSGVYQAWVSGQPPPQGFKTPKFEKYDGHGDPITHLKKYCNQLRGAIGKEELLMAYFGESLVGVASEWFIDQDVSHWHIWDDMAQAFIKQFQYNIDIASDRNSLSNVKKRPTESLREYAVRWREQASRVKPPMYDNELITVFLQAQDLDYFQNMMSAMGRPFADAIKMGEMIENGLNTGRIISQVALKSATQEIQNRPDNLVNQNKKDEEAMMASRAKRGQRGTSQPPDPRYSVAPHYATFNA; encoded by the exons ATGGCTAACAATGATGAAATCGAGGTGGTTAGTGACGACCCTCAGGATCAATCAGTtgagcaagagtcggaggaaGTAAGAAGATTGAAACGACAACTGTCTGGCGTATATCAGGCTTGGGTCTCCGGTCAGCCTCCGCCTCAGG ggttcaagaccccaaaatttgagaaatatgatggacacggTGACCCTATCACCCACTTGAAAAagtactgcaaccagctgaggggcgCGATAGGAAAAGAAGAATTGTTGATGGCTTATTTCGGGGAGAgccttgtgggggtagcctctgaatggttcattgaccaagatgtcTCTCACTGGCACATttgggacgacatggcccaagccttcatCAAACAATTTCAGTACAACATTGACATTGCGTCAGATCGTAATTCCCTGTCCAATGTGAAGAAAAGGCCGACTGAAAGCTTGAGGGAGTATGCCGTTAGGTGGAGAGAGCAAGcatctagagttaagccacccatgtaTGACAATGAGTTAATCACTGTCTTCCTTCAGGCTCAGGATCttgattattttcaaaatatgatgtccgcaatgggcaGACCTTTTGCTGACGCAATCAAGATGGGAGAAATGATCGAGAATGGCCTCAATACTGGCCGAATTATAAGTCAAGTAGCTCTCAAATCAGCCACCCAAGAAATCCAGAATAGGCCGGACAACCTTGTTAATCAAAATAAGAAAGATGAGGAGGCCATGATGGCATCACGGGCAAAAAGAGGCCAAAGGGGAACATCTCAACCCCCGGATCCACGATACTCAGTTGCTCCACATTATGCAACAttcaatgcttag
- the LOC138904747 gene encoding uncharacterized mitochondrial protein AtMg00810-like, with the protein MGNEFEMSMMGELNFFMGLQIKQTPTGTMIHQQKYIKELLKNFNMECSKSIDSPIATAVKLDLDEEEKSVEQKLYRGMIGSLLYLTLSMPAIVFSVGLGYNFDLVGYVDADYAGFHVDRKITSGTTHFLGPFLVSWGTKKQNSVALFTAEAKYVAAASCCA; encoded by the exons ATGGGaaatgagtttgaaatgagcatgatgggtgaattGAACTTTTTTATGGGACTGCAAATCAAGCAAACACCTACTGGAACTATGATACATCAGCAGAAATACATCAAGGAACTACTAAAGAACTTCAACATGGAATGCTCTAAGTCCATTGACTCTCCCATTGCCACTGCAGTAAAACTGGACCTTGATGAAGAAGAAAAAAGTGTTGAACAGAAACTATACAGAGGAATGATTGGGTCACTGTTGTACCTCACACTAAGCATGCCTGCTATTGTATTCAGTGTGGGACT AGGGTACAACTTTGATCTAGTTGGTTATGTTGATGCTGACTATGCAGGTTTTCATGTTgacaggaaaatcacttcaggaacaaCTCATTTTCTAGGACCTTTTCTAGTGTCTTGGGGAACAAAGAAGCAAAACTCAGTGGCCTTATTTACAGCTGAGGCTAAATATGTGGCAGCAGCATCCTGCTGTGCTTAG